From Fusobacterium simiae, a single genomic window includes:
- a CDS encoding MATE family efflux transporter, whose translation MNNVDNISRKTLFSLTIPIFLELLLVTVVGNIDTIMLGYYSDKAVGAIGGITQLLNIQNVIFSFVNMATAILTAQFLGAKDFKRVKQVISVSLVLNVVLGLILGGIYLFFWRSLLQRINLPEELVEIGKYYFQMVGGLCIFQGVILSCGAILKSHGRPTETLIINVGVNVLNILGNGMFIFGWLGMPILGTTGVGISTVVSRGIGCIVAFYMMCKYCNFTFRKRLIKPFPFKIVKNILSIGLPTAGENLAWNIGQLMVVAMVNTMGTTIIASRTYLMLISNFIMTLSIALGQGTAIQVGHLVGAGEKKEVYNKCLKSVKIAFVFAFVATSIVCLLRKPIMSIFTTNPDILAASLKIFPLMIILEMGRVFNIVIISSLHAAGDIKFPMFMGITCVFTVAVLFSYIFGILFAWGLVGIWIANAMDEWIRGIAMYFRWKSKKWQNKSFV comes from the coding sequence TATTATTAGTAACAGTTGTAGGAAATATTGATACAATAATGTTGGGTTATTACAGTGATAAAGCAGTAGGAGCAATAGGTGGAATAACACAACTGCTTAATATTCAAAATGTAATATTCAGTTTCGTTAATATGGCAACAGCAATTTTAACTGCTCAATTTTTAGGAGCAAAGGATTTTAAAAGAGTGAAACAAGTAATAAGTGTTTCTCTTGTGTTAAATGTTGTTCTAGGTTTAATTTTAGGTGGAATATATTTATTTTTTTGGAGAAGTTTACTTCAAAGGATAAATCTTCCAGAAGAACTTGTTGAAATTGGTAAATATTATTTCCAAATGGTTGGAGGACTTTGTATATTTCAAGGAGTTATTTTATCTTGTGGAGCTATACTTAAAAGTCATGGTAGACCAACAGAAACTTTAATTATTAATGTTGGAGTAAATGTTTTAAATATTTTAGGAAATGGAATGTTTATTTTTGGTTGGTTAGGAATGCCAATTTTAGGAACAACAGGAGTTGGAATTTCAACTGTTGTTTCAAGAGGAATAGGTTGTATTGTAGCATTCTATATGATGTGTAAATACTGTAATTTTACATTTAGAAAAAGATTAATAAAACCTTTCCCATTTAAAATTGTAAAAAATATTTTATCAATAGGTTTGCCGACTGCTGGAGAAAACTTAGCTTGGAATATAGGACAACTTATGGTAGTTGCTATGGTAAATACTATGGGAACAACAATTATAGCTTCTCGCACATATTTAATGCTAATAAGTAATTTTATTATGACACTATCAATAGCATTGGGACAAGGAACAGCAATACAAGTTGGGCATTTAGTTGGTGCTGGAGAAAAAAAAGAAGTTTATAATAAATGTTTAAAAAGTGTGAAGATAGCATTCGTATTTGCCTTTGTTGCAACTTCAATAGTTTGTCTTTTAAGAAAACCAATTATGAGTATTTTTACAACTAATCCAGATATTTTAGCTGCTTCTTTGAAAATATTTCCTTTGATGATTATTTTGGAAATGGGTAGAGTATTCAATATAGTTATAATAAGTTCACTCCATGCAGCAGGTGATATAAAATTCCCTATGTTTATGGGTATAACTTGTGTGTTTACAGTTGCAGTTCTATTTTCTTATATATTTGGAATTTTATTTGCTTGGGGACTTGTTGGAATATGGATAGCAAATGCTATGGATGAATGGATTAGAGGTATTGCAATGTATTTTAGATGGAAAAGTAAAAAATGGCAAAATAAAAGTTTTGTGTAG